One Rosa chinensis cultivar Old Blush chromosome 3, RchiOBHm-V2, whole genome shotgun sequence DNA window includes the following coding sequences:
- the LOC112194559 gene encoding uncharacterized protein LOC112194559, which translates to MGEDLSLYRSDRATVVADLLLAPGVWDTTLLSHLFPTHIVQKIQALPLSPQNHADRWIWDADRKGRFTVKSAYHIARCRILEEEPSNPNPSAVLWKQLWNAPVPGNVKVAHIPNLPGASCVADWLVSIYSQAPAVFAPSLMTIWATWRNRNSRIWDEECKLAIDIVPITLGWWEDYKAARTPSPSVHRSGSLTQWKKPPIGFIKLNVDAAFCLDSGITGLGGVFRDHEGVVLGGF; encoded by the exons ATGGGGGAGGACTTGAGTTTGTATAGGTCCGATCGAGCTACTGTGGTTGCGGATCTGCTTCTTGCTCCAGGTGTGTGGGACACTACTCTTTTATCTCATTTATTCCCTACACATATTGTTCAGAAGATACAGGCACTCCCACTTAGCCCTCAGAACCATGCAGACAGATGGATTTGGGATGCTGACAGAAAAGGCAGATTTACAGTGAAGTCTGCTTATCATATTGCTAGGTGCAGGATTCTTGAAGAGGAGCCTTCTAATCCTAACCCTAGTGCAGTTCTTTGGAAACAATTATGGAATGCCCCCGTGCCAGGTAATGTGAAG GTAGCTCATATTCCTAATCTCCCAGGTGCCTCTTGTGTTGCGGATTGGTTGGTATCCATTTACTCACAGGCCCCTGCAGTTTTTGCTCCTTCATTGATGACCATCTGGGCTACTTGGCGTAACAGAAATTCCCGGATTTGGGATGAGGAGTGCAAGTTGGCTATTGATATTGTGCCAATAACATTGGGTTGGTGGGAGGATTATAAGGCTGCTCGCACTCCCTCACCTTCTGTTCATAGATCAGGGTCTTTAACCCAATGGAAAAAGCCTCCTATTGGTTTTATTAAATTGAACGTTGATGCTGCCTTTTGTTTGGATTCGGGTATCACAGGATTGGGAGGTGTTTTCAGGGACCATGAAGGAGTTGTGTTGGGGGGCTTTTGA
- the LOC112193069 gene encoding uncharacterized protein LOC112193069 has translation MEPDGAAPMQVESAADKSPNSELPPKSREEGELSSDDNDENPVLSVARSTGTTGPMLVNKFTHGNQVGKAVSPASSTDIQCQTSKQPTSQKSNDANRVPTPGWRPPRAHSGPNNNLVISFSDDDSQSDSEEKERGKLKALQTKSNMARGNANGKPPISSLAKPNKLGQPARNVNKVMPKKLSMNGTFMTSMANIRGVNSRDSVPSSVEQGSRAGNFNSGNKNIVNRERL, from the exons ATGGAGCCCGACGGCGCAGCGCCTATGCAAGTCGAGTCCGCGGCGGACAAAAGCCCTAACTCGGAGCTCCCTCCCAAATCCAGAGAAGAAGGCGAGCTCTCTTCGGATGATAATGAC GAAAATCCTGTTCTCTCGGTTGCACGTTCCACTGGTACTACAGGGCCCATGCTGGTGAACAAATTCACCCATGGGAATCAAGTGG GGAAGGCTGTATCTCCTGCAAGCTCTACTGATATTCAGTGCCAAACCTCCAAGCAACCTACTTCCCAGAAGAGCAATGATGCGAACAGAGTACCAACACCTGGATGGCGTCCTCCACGTGCCCACTCGGGGCCCAACAATAATCTTGTGATAAGCTTCTCAGACGATGACAGTCAGAGTGATTCTGAAGAAAAAGAGCGTGGGAAACTAAAAGCTTTACAAACTAAAAGTAATATGGCTCGAGGGAATGCTAATGGAAAACCACCCATTTCTTCACTTGCAAAACCAAACAAGTTGGGACAGCCTGCCAGAAATGTGAACAAAGTAATGCCCAAAAAGTTGTCTATGAATGGCACATTTATGACATCAATGGCGAATATCCGTGGAGTTAATTCTAGAGATTCTGTGCCTTCATCAGTTGAGCAAGGATCTCGAGCTGGAAATTTCAATTCCGGCAACAAAAATATAGTGAACAGAGAGCGATTATAA